A genome region from Thermococcus onnurineus NA1 includes the following:
- a CDS encoding recombinase family protein, translating to MKKVSEKNLTAVGYVRVSTNKQDEENQVRAIEKYCRGHNIRLMKVFKDRGVSGLKKFSDRQGASELLQYINENSVDAVIVTSIDRIARDSLDLKNMIEYFKNNNIRIITLSDSEGWINYLFDDSVDDVYKLVANILLETLSFFAQFELKKRRERQELAWASGKQKGRPVKITDDELLEYLKKYRSKGLSYKAIWAILNSDLERKRRETISYQAFMMRVRKLREEGKIREVISS from the coding sequence GTGAAGAAAGTGAGTGAGAAAAACTTGACTGCTGTCGGGTATGTCCGCGTCAGCACGAACAAACAAGATGAAGAAAATCAGGTCCGGGCAATCGAGAAGTACTGCCGAGGACACAATATCCGGCTAATGAAAGTCTTCAAGGACCGAGGCGTCAGTGGACTGAAGAAGTTCTCCGACAGACAGGGTGCGTCAGAACTGCTACAATATATAAATGAAAATAGTGTTGATGCTGTTATAGTCACGAGTATTGACAGGATTGCACGTGATAGTCTTGACCTGAAGAATATGATTGAGTATTTCAAAAATAATAACATAAGGATAATAACACTCTCAGATTCCGAGGGCTGGATTAACTATTTGTTTGATGACAGTGTTGATGATGTCTACAAACTGGTAGCAAACATTCTACTTGAAACACTCTCCTTCTTCGCACAGTTCGAATTGAAGAAAAGGCGCGAGCGCCAGGAGTTGGCATGGGCTAGTGGAAAACAAAAAGGAAGACCGGTCAAGATTACCGATGATGAACTACTCGAATACCTAAAGAAGTACAGGAGTAAGGGGCTCAGTTATAAGGCGATATGGGCAATCCTAAACAGCGACCTCGAACGCAAGAGAAGGGAGACTATTTCCTATCAGGCATTTATGATGCGGGTGAGGAAACTTCGCGAGGAGGGTAAAATTAGAGAGGTCATCTCTTCCTGA
- a CDS encoding AccI family restriction endonuclease has protein sequence MPKEYRDKVNSLLEKIESCGLEIPEFSPGRTPTQAFSQFLINKRQGDWAERIVLNAINETFDDIIAVRYGRSEDIIAGEEGFEEFYAEYQRELSEIGKRPDILIFYKDEYFKLRSLYSLHGNKYDISMQSRDKLDKIVPHAIAGLEVRSSSFLVDKHRTYIETEIQKLLEEALKLVQTIRERKLSSLPSPWKKWIAHINSINDLRYALAEIPRLSQTRDAKIQEFMDTIKMIKTKYDALSSKQLSFTPKVEDLAVIKQWINTYGVPHYYVQVFFDRIYAISFTRILEIVSNGLQQIKRRPLPKMVKSEKFKIDRQPKNQFKITIYLDINEGVHIGDVCEGEYCPTDENHLPELAGKYTVLNDGRVIVAVDFVGGYAKIYEDRFLSLIGLRNNDG, from the coding sequence ATGCCGAAAGAGTACCGGGATAAGGTAAACTCTTTGCTGGAAAAAATAGAGAGTTGTGGACTAGAAATTCCAGAATTTAGTCCGGGACGTACACCCACGCAGGCATTTTCTCAGTTCTTAATAAATAAAAGGCAGGGAGATTGGGCAGAACGGATTGTATTAAATGCTATCAATGAAACATTTGATGATATAATTGCTGTGAGGTATGGCAGGTCTGAAGATATTATTGCAGGGGAAGAGGGTTTTGAGGAGTTTTACGCTGAATACCAGAGAGAGCTCTCCGAGATTGGAAAACGTCCTGATATCTTAATATTTTACAAAGATGAGTATTTTAAATTGAGATCATTGTATTCGTTGCATGGTAACAAGTACGACATCAGTATGCAATCTCGCGACAAACTTGATAAGATAGTTCCCCATGCAATCGCTGGACTAGAAGTTAGATCAAGTTCATTTTTGGTAGATAAACATAGAACTTACATAGAAACTGAAATACAAAAACTTCTAGAAGAAGCCCTTAAATTAGTTCAGACCATTAGGGAGCGGAAATTGTCATCCTTACCGAGCCCTTGGAAAAAATGGATAGCACACATTAATTCAATTAACGACTTAAGATATGCACTCGCGGAGATTCCCAGATTATCACAAACCAGAGATGCTAAAATACAGGAATTTATGGATACTATCAAAATGATTAAGACCAAATATGACGCATTATCCTCAAAACAATTGAGTTTTACGCCTAAAGTTGAAGACTTAGCAGTAATAAAACAGTGGATTAACACATATGGCGTTCCTCATTATTATGTCCAAGTATTCTTTGATAGGATCTATGCAATATCTTTCACGAGAATTCTTGAGATTGTCTCAAATGGACTGCAACAAATAAAGAGAAGACCTTTGCCTAAGATGGTGAAAAGTGAAAAATTTAAAATTGACAGACAACCAAAAAATCAGTTTAAAATAACTATTTATCTTGATATCAACGAAGGTGTTCATATTGGAGATGTATGTGAAGGGGAATACTGCCCAACGGATGAAAATCATCTTCCCGAACTAGCTGGGAAGTACACAGTTCTAAACGATGGTAGAGTCATCGTAGCTGTGGATTTTGTAGGAGGATATGCAAAAATTTATGAAGACAGGTTTCTCAGCCTTATCGGGTTGAGAAATAATGACGGGTGA
- a CDS encoding HsdM family class I SAM-dependent methyltransferase has product MRRVSRKHRRKYAQFFTPFYIAEFMIKWLYPSTKKQNPVIVDPALGLGVFFRALAKNNKIPKDTVLIGYEIDRNILERVRDLFSQLNISVDIRESDFLVSDWEEQYNAIICNPPYLKFHDYPNRNELIKLFKENMGIELSGLTNIYALFILKSIRQLKKGGRASFIVPVEFLNSNYGIAVKEYMKESKTLRYVIILDYPVFEDATTTAAILLFSNDNHTDKVSFVTVKNQNQLKELEKYILTYPLASSPVGKVYRLSELDETKKWKIYYQKENGESYRNLVPFSKFAVVKRGIATGANNYFLFSITKKRRYKIPDKYFLPCIPRASYARTHFFTKQNFEELLKNDKPVLLLNVVDLDDENVHKYIKKGEKEGIHKRYLTSHRNPWYKLENRPPSPIWVTVFHREGIRFVRNEAGVYNLTAFHCVYIKPEYEDEIDLIMAYLITDVAKKILEDNMREYGEGLKKVEPKDVSNALVVDFDKISSDEKYEILKLFREFREREIKGKDTKDVLKKLNAIFEEILRRG; this is encoded by the coding sequence ATAAGACGTGTTAGTCGTAAACATAGACGAAAGTACGCACAGTTTTTCACACCGTTCTATATTGCAGAGTTTATGATAAAATGGCTTTATCCTAGTACAAAGAAACAGAATCCTGTTATTGTTGATCCTGCCCTAGGTTTGGGCGTGTTTTTCAGAGCATTAGCTAAAAACAATAAGATTCCCAAAGATACCGTTCTTATAGGATATGAGATTGACAGGAATATTTTGGAAAGAGTCCGTGATCTCTTTTCTCAGCTAAATATATCCGTTGATATAAGAGAGTCCGACTTTTTAGTTAGTGACTGGGAAGAACAATATAATGCTATTATTTGCAATCCCCCTTACCTAAAATTTCATGACTATCCTAATAGGAATGAACTTATCAAATTATTCAAAGAGAATATGGGAATTGAATTATCCGGGCTGACTAACATTTACGCACTCTTTATATTGAAATCAATTAGACAGCTGAAAAAAGGAGGGAGAGCCTCGTTTATTGTGCCGGTGGAATTTCTTAATTCAAATTATGGAATTGCAGTTAAAGAATATATGAAGGAATCAAAAACCCTTAGATATGTTATAATTTTAGATTATCCTGTATTCGAGGATGCAACAACAACAGCGGCAATTCTCTTGTTTTCCAATGATAATCACACTGATAAGGTCTCTTTTGTTACAGTTAAAAACCAAAACCAACTCAAAGAACTTGAAAAGTATATTTTGACATATCCCTTAGCGTCCAGTCCAGTGGGGAAAGTTTATCGCTTATCTGAACTCGACGAGACTAAAAAGTGGAAGATATATTATCAAAAAGAAAACGGTGAAAGTTACAGGAACCTGGTTCCGTTTTCTAAGTTTGCCGTCGTAAAAAGAGGTATTGCTACTGGAGCAAACAACTATTTCCTGTTTTCTATAACCAAAAAAAGAAGATATAAAATACCTGATAAGTATTTTCTGCCCTGTATCCCCCGGGCATCTTATGCAAGGACTCATTTCTTCACAAAACAAAATTTTGAGGAACTGTTGAAAAATGACAAACCAGTTTTGTTACTAAACGTAGTCGATTTGGATGATGAAAACGTCCATAAGTACATAAAAAAAGGAGAGAAAGAGGGGATTCATAAAAGATACTTAACAAGTCATCGCAATCCTTGGTACAAACTTGAAAATCGTCCTCCCTCGCCTATATGGGTAACAGTGTTCCATCGGGAGGGAATTAGATTTGTTAGAAATGAGGCTGGAGTTTACAACCTGACTGCATTTCATTGTGTATATATAAAACCAGAATATGAAGATGAGATAGATTTAATAATGGCATATCTCATTACTGACGTTGCAAAGAAGATCTTGGAGGACAATATGAGAGAATATGGCGAAGGGCTAAAAAAGGTTGAGCCTAAAGACGTCAGTAACGCTCTTGTCGTTGATTTCGACAAGATATCCTCTGATGAAAAGTATGAAATACTGAAGTTATTCCGGGAATTTAGAGAAAGGGAAATTAAAGGCAAAGATACAAAAGATGTCTTAAAGAAGTTGAACGCAATATTTGAAGAAATATTAAGACGAGGCTAA